A region of the Macadamia integrifolia cultivar HAES 741 unplaced genomic scaffold, SCU_Mint_v3 scaffold1826, whole genome shotgun sequence genome:
TGTATACttgcaggggaaaaaaaaaggaagcactAGCAGAGtagcagagaagaagaggaagaagaagaggaaaaaaaaaaaaaaaaaagacgtagacgaagaagaaatagaggaagaagaaaaaaaaaaaaaaaaaaaaaaaccaaggcggtcgcctttcaTAACAAGTCGTCCAAGGCGCCAAAGGCGACTGCCTTTTATACTTCAGCAATGGCGTCCCTCGCCCTGTCCGTAAAAAAATGCTCGGacgccaaggcgtcgccttgacaactatgaaaatagcagcaaaaaaaatagaagaatatatgggataaaggagagagaatcaaaagaGGTTTAGAGCAGgcaaaagggagaagaagagaagcaagGAATGAGTTAGAATCATAGGGAACCAAGGGTGGGGGAAGAAGAGATCCACAACCAAATGGCTGCCTCAGGCCGCGTAGGCTTCAACCATACAAACTCAATTTTTTCTCATTCATCCAAATGTTGAGATTACATGTgtataaataagagaaaagtaGGCACTTACTCAACTACGAAACTCAAACTTGACTCGAACGGGAAATCAAATAAAGACTCTCCCATGTATTTAACTCTATCTAAAGCTCCTATATAAAAACAAGTAATTAAAAGTTACAAAATAACCCAAATAGTATGGCATGGTTTGGCTcagtgatgaaaaaaaaaaagaaaaaaaaatcgacctCGAGTTTTGTAGAGTTGAGTAGTGAACTTTATATGATGTACATCCTGCTTCAACCCATAGTAAATCTCTGGTAGCTCTCAGACGTTAGGAATGTAGTGTTCAAGTTGTGAACTTTCTTTTGGAATAACTACTATGGAATCACTAAGTTAGTCTTCTCATCTTCATGAACGCTCTCAATCATGAATGGTATGcacatcatagttgtcaaggaatCGCTAAGGCGACGACTTggtgtccaggcggtttgcttggggcctaggcgaccttcgccttattgcactgcatgtcgccttgtgttttggtatttatttatgccaaatatcatttaaattcatttacttaagatattatttcataaataagcaaatgcccctctttgaatccaataaaaatagtttaaaaatcaaattctaaaatgataaaaagtcaatcccaagtccaagaacaaaaattggattttggttaaaGGGGCAATTTTcgacttttaaatgctgggatttttctcaattatgaaaattttataaatcctgtCAAGTTAAAacattactaaaaaccaaaagtccggtaaaataatcttttgttttgatatccatagaattatttttattcaggcgattttaacattcacgcactttaaaataagtttgactggagcataactttgctattacaacttagatttaagtaatcttagacttgttggaaagttggttttatgttatacctaatacaacttattatagaacaagagcatttctttaaatgttgatttttttttttttatgacttaatgtgacttagtgttgattttttatgatttgctgtagctaaatgttgatttttaatgacttaatgtggcttaatgttgattttttatgatacaaggtatatggaGCTTATTAGATAATGTTAgaacaataaaaaatgacacttgGTCGCCTTAAGGTGGaaccttctcgcctaagcgttTAAACAACCCTCCagcgccttggtttgccttggcgccgtgacaactatgatgctCATGGAACACTCTACAATatcttacatttttttctttagtggGCTCGGGAGATTTTTgtaatttcatcctctttcaaCTCATCCTGTGGCTGCACTATGGGTATCACTTCGATCAGCTTTAAAGAGTTATCACGTTGCAGCCCTTTAAAAGAAATTGTATTGTATCTTCCAATCATTGTTGACCAGCTCTAGTGACCCGCTTTGAAGAATCAAACACCTTACAATAAGCACCATCAAAATAAGGAGAAATTGAATCTTTAATGGAAACACTATCTTCAGATTCAATGATAATTTTGTTGGTCTTTTGATAGCATTACCACTAAGCGTGagacaaaattttctctttacCCAATATCAATGAATAAAATGACAGTTTTCCCATTGGGCGAATGAACTCTAGTCTTGGGAATGTAGGGTTCCGTGGCCAAGTTGGCTTCTGATATCAAATGATGCAATCTTAACTTAGAGAACCTTGTTTGGGATCACTATGGACACACTCAAAGAAATATATACCAATTATAAGGAGGTAATGCAAAACTATTAATCAAGCAGAAAGTTCAAGGGGCCACTTGTTAGATTAGTTATACAATTGATATAAGAGTGATTTATTGTAATGTAACATGGACAAACTTGGAAAGGATGATAAAATAAGGACAAAGGAAGATCATTTCCAATGGCAATTGGTGTCCTCTCCTCTCTGACATCTGGTCCTCCCTACCACCTCTCCCCTTGCTCATCGTGGTAGAGTTGATAAAATCATTTGGTCCCCCTCCGgtatcttctcttcctcttttgctTGGGATTTTATCCGTAACCGCAACCCCTTTACCCTTGTCCGAAGTCATCTAgtttaaaggccatatcccTTGCTATAGTTTCACTGCCTGGAGAGCCCTCTCCCATTGCCTACCTACTTAGTATttcctcatccatcatcacatcCAAGTCCCCCCTACttgctgcctttgttggaatgggaCAGAAGATTCCGATCACCTTGtgctcaagccaaaatctcTGTAATCTGAAatgccatttttcttttttggcttcAGAACAGAGGAAGAATTAATCAAAATAGGGGAGTGATCTGATGGCCCCCTTGGGAGGACCCTTCGATAAATATCCGAAGAAACATCAATCAAGCCTCATTACTGAAAGCTTCGATCTTAACACTGCCACTACATTGCCTTCATGCCTGTTATTTGACCATTTAAATTTGTTGCCCTTAGAAGAAATATTAAATAGAGGAAGCATGCGCCAATCATGTGTAAGAACTCCAAGGCTAGGTCATATTAAACAACCCCGGACATCGCTTTTCGTGAGCAAACAGAGTTTCATTAGAATCATCTATCACCATCCAGGAAACAATAGAAATAGACAGAGAATTCAAATCTAGCGATAAATCTCTGTGAAGAGCACGGAAGCAGTTAGCATGGACTGATGTACAAGAAATTTCCCACCCATATAATCAAATAATACCATTAACTGCTGATTGGAGAAACTGATGAGAGTAGGCTTTGGAGTATCATGTTTCCAAACAATCCAGAGATTTGGACACTTTCCATCCCTTTCATTATGAACAAAATCCACAGAGAACCCATACTTTTGAACAATAGTTTGGGAAATCTATTAACCTTTATCATAGGTTCAGCAATGCATATTACGTCTGGTTTGTAATCAGCAACAATGCCTTTCAAAGCTGCAGAAGCTTTGCACTTAGAATCCCTCTTACATTCCTAAACAACAGGGTTGTTTTAGGAGGGACACGATTCGATCTCTTTAGAGATCCATAGCCTTGATGATGCTTTTTTGGCTCATGGGAACCAttcttagatttttttattgaaacctTCATCTTGCTCAAGAGCTTTATCAACTTGAAGGATTTCAGAAATCTGAACTATAGTAGTATTCCCATCATCTTTACCAGCAACTGTAGAGAAATTAGCCACATCCAGGCTCGGGCAAGGATGCATATTGTTCTGATCCTGATCACCGAGATGCATGTTGTTGTGATCCTCGTCCAAATTTTCAGAACCTAAATCCCACATGACATCATTAGCACAAACTCCCTGTAGATCTGCTCTCTGAAAGCTCTCAACTACCGCAGCCGCGACCGCACCCATGCAACTGATCATGCAATGGTAGGACAAATAACTCTTGAGTTATGCTTCACTCGCTTGGAATGTTCAGAAGCAACATCCCTCTATTCTTGATGAACATGACGGCCTTTACCAGTACTGTTACCAGGTACCATCCTAGGGATGGAATGGACCTCCCAATATTCATTGCCATATTTATCGCACACATCACTGTGATAATGCGCCGACACACTGAACAACGAACTGGGTCTTCTTCTTAAACTATActttgattaaaagaaaaaaccccaGAAGAATCGATAGATTCCCTCTCCACAACTTCTTCCTGAACCCTAGGAGCAGATTCATCAATAACCACTGCAACTCGTGCATAGTACCCAAACTGAAACTCCTTGGTTCTCCTGTCTGGCAACTGGAACACCAACAGATTTTACGACTGAAAAATAAATCGCCTCGTTTCAATGCTTCTGCAAATATCAATACTTTTAGAGAGTTCCCAACAATCCCTAACATTTTTCTTGATCTTTATTAGGAGGAAGAAGTTGTAATTTCACTCTCCCAATCAAAGCAAATCTGTGTTTTTCAACCTTGGCTGATAAGTACTCAGATTTTTATCTTCAGAAAAATATCCCCTTCCAAGACTGGATCGGTAACAATTCCATATCTGGAACACAAGATCGTctaacagcagcagcagcataaGAAGCCCATTTCCTGCTCTCACCCATTTTTCTATCTAATCATTTCTTTTCAGGTGAAATCCCAGCTGCATCCGCAACAGCAGcaggtttcttaaaaaaatCTGTAATGTGCATCTGTCCTTGCAAAGATCTCCTAGGAAAGTGAGAAACTCTGGCAGCCTCTTCAGAGACAAGTCCGGACTCCAAACGTGAACCATTAACAGTAGCAATCGGCTGCAGCAGAGAAACCCTAGCTGCAGAATCAAGCACCCTAACACCTTCATCAGACTCACCAGCAACCAAAGAAGGCAATGGAATCCTTGCCAACCCTCCATCCAGATCCTGAGAATCACACAAAAGAACACCACCCTCAGAAACCTACcagagattctctctcctgtcATCTTTTCCTCCACAATGATATGACCATCCACAATATCATGGAATATGTTTACTCAGCATaattcaatttcttcttcttccatcgaTTATACTCTTCTTCTCACAATCTTGCTGCTTGATGAGTCATGGGAACATCTTCAAGTGATTTCTTAAGTTTCTTAATGGGTATTGTTGCATTTGCACAGTGGTGGTAGAGTGTCAAAAGCCAAACTGCAACTGATTCTTTCAAGATCTAATAGTGGCATTGCTTGTCTTATTGGCTTTAGGGTCTCAAATGGACCTCCGAAAATATGTTCTTTCTCACTCTCGAATGTTGGCATTGCTTGTTAGATAAAAGCTGAATATAAGCTGTGTTTGTTTGAGCCCATGAGGTAGTATTGCTAGAACAATTATGAGACCATTGGTGAATGATGTGTTGGCTGCTTAGATTctgtttgtattgttttttaaatttatttcagTTAAGCGGTGCCTATGAAAAGCATGGCAAGGGAGAGTCTTTTTCGTGGAGGAACCACACAATTTTCAGATGTACTAGAAACTTTGCTAATCAGAGTTTCCCATCCACCTAGTACAGTGACTTAACAATTATCTTCATGCTTGTATATTACAGCTTTTGTCTGCGTTTGTAgggaatgatgatgatgatggagagACAGTTCAAGTTGTGCCAGATATCCGGCCTATTGTTAAGGCAGCTGCTCAATCACAGATGGAGGCAGCAATGGATGCCTTATCACGAGACCTGAGCAAATTAAGGACAGGAAGGGCATCAGCAGGTACAAGGCTATGCACTGCTTTATAAATGAATTAACAGCATTCAGAGTGAATTACTTGGATGACCATTTGGAACTTTTTCTACAGGAATGCTTGACCATATTATTGTGGAAACGGGTGGTGTAAAGATGCCCTTGAGTCATTTAGCCGTTGTTTCTGTCATAGATTCGAAAACCCTCTCAGTAACAGCTTATGATCCAAATGTAATTGAGTATACATACTCTATAACCAAGTTTAATGTTTATTAGATGGATATGcccctttcttttttgtttggttAAATTTGTTGCTTTTGAGTGCATGTTTTTGACATTTTCTTGGGAATTCTACTACAATACGCCAGTGGTCTAGACTTTGAGATACTTGAGTTATTCTCGAGAAATATGTACCTTATGAAGTATACCTGTTCTGCAGACCCTAAAAGAGTTGGAACATGCCATTGTTTCATCTCCTTTAGGTTTAAATCCAACGTTGGAAGGCCAAAGACTGATTGCTGCTATCCCACCGTAAGTAATCCTTGTATTCAAATTCATATTTTGCATTCAATTTTTATGTGCGTGCCCAAATGAAGGCCATTTCCCAGTAATAGCCATTGCTAGCAAGTGGACCTGGGACAAGCCTTTATGCTTAATTGAGAGAAGAACATTCTCTTTCCAAAACTTTGAGCCTCTTTATGTTTGATTgattcttcccccccccccccccccccccggcagCCATCCCTCTCTAATGTTTTCTTCTGGTCTTTATTTCCAGATCGACTAAGGAACACATGCAGGTGAGCTCATTCTGGACTATGCTCCTTATTATTCCCTCTTTCTGTAGTCAATAGTTCTTTAGGTTCTtcaccccaaaaataaaaaatatttccatTGGTTTTGTATCAGGCAATGTGCAAGGTGGTTGCCAAATCTGCTGAAGAGGTTAAGCAAAGTATAAGAAGGGCACGTCAAAAGGTATGACACAGAAAACATAGATCCTTCTTGTTCTTTGCTTCCGTTTTACTATAGTTATGAAAGAAAGATCAGTGTTTAACGTTGGAACTTGGAACAGTACGCTCCAACAGAAACATGTGGTTCAAAACAGGTCATCAGTGTTTCAACTGCTGTCACTTTCACCAGCTCTAGCAACATTTAGTCTAATTTTGCAAATAAGACATGTAAAGGATGCTGGGTCTTCCTTAGGTCAAATCAACCCATGGTGGTCATCTAATTCACAGAACAGTTGGCAAGtaattctcctctctcttcactGTCAACTGTCAAGCCTTCTTCGTCTTAACTAAAACTACCCAAAGTGGGATGTTGAACCTGGGGTTGAGCCTACCTTAGCAGTAGGATAATAAGTATCAACTCACTTTGGTGAGGAAAAGCTGTTGCCGAGCTTCCTTTTGACTCAGGAATTGGCAGGTGGGGATGCTCTGATCTAAGGCTTGGCTGGGCTTAAATGCGTCTCGCTCCTCTATCCTTTAATGAAGGTGGTGATTACTAGGTCTTTCCATAGTCTCTTGGTAGAAACAAACTGCCCACTCTGCCCATACAATATTTGAGAATCTGCACCGCACATAAATCTTACCTATTAGAGTTTAGCGGGggattttaattctttttaagTTACAATTTAACAGAAAACGTGATGCTAAACAGCATGCAATGTTGGAACTGGATGTCTGTTCCCAGCCAAAGTTATTCATTTTTGATTATCGTCGTGCTTGGACGTGGTGTAGGAGTCATCCTTGATCAACCATGAACTCTGTTTTTGCATGTGTAGCTGGTTCTAGGAATCCAGACTGTAGGTCTTATCTTTTAGAGATCAAAGTCGTTGCCAAAATGCCAGACTGATTAGATGTTTTCAACCTTCAtatgaaattaatatttttctAAAATGAAGATTTAGCAGTTCCAATGAACAGTATACTTATTAGTTATATAGGATAATACTTGTTATCTATTGATTTGGATGATGAGGATACACTGCATGTGTGATCTGAGCGGGTGGGTAAGGAAATATGAAAGTCATATTGGATAATCTTAAATTTTATTATGTAAACTCCTAAATTTGGTTGTACAGGCATTGGATTCAATAAAGAAAGCAGGGTCAAGTATCCCAAAGGATGATGcaaagagatttgagaaagaaGTGAGTAACACATAAAATGACCATGGAAAGGTTTCTGTTTTAAACAAGTTTTCTGATTGGTACCTTCTTTCCCCAGATGGACGAAATGACAAAGAAGTTTGTCAAATCAGCAGAGGAAATGTGCAAAGCAAAGGAGAAAGAGATCCTTGCAGGTTAAATTGCAAGTGATTGCATTTCATAGACTCCATATCCATGATCTCTGACCAATCTGTGTGTTGAAAGCAACTCATCTTTTACAGAGACTTCAGGAACATGAATTTTTGTGAATTGTTTTCTAAATTCTTTTAAGAGTATGGGCATTTCGAAATCATTGGAAAATGCCCCTACTCCCATCTTTGATGGGATTTTGAGTTGCTTTTATGATAAAGCTCGTAGAAGCATACCATATggcagatatttttttttttttagtgagtATCCATTTGTAACGACGATCTCCATTATTGACAGTATTTGAGCACCTAATAAGTAAGTTTATGGCCTCCATGATCAATGATGGTTTGAGAAATGGATGCACCCAATTGTCTAAACATGTAGATCCTCCTGAACCACAGGTGACTCGGACACAATTCTAAATGTCCTGCACAATTTGGTGATCCTTCATGAAAGCAAGCAATCCTCAGGGAATggatcaataataataataataacaataacagaTGCACACCCTGAGGCTTTGGGACCATGGGGTTAAAAATGATTAGGCTAAGTGCATTgttcttagggcccgtttggtatcgttctaaaaaaacgtttctagagtttttttgttttattggaacggaaaaacggaatcttctgtttggtgcacttatggtccgtttctgtttttttggaacaaaaagtgaaaaaaaaaactgaaaaaacgagatttgacggaactccaaaatggagttccgtcttccagtttcgttccattttacaaaaaaaaaaaaaaaaaaattccgataaaaatatgaaattttaaaacaccattttttcgtttaaaaactgcgttttgacacagaaactgaaattttcgtttttgaaacgaaacggcgtttctggaacagaaacgataccaaacaggcccttagaTGTATAATGATCTTCAGGATGTTGCATTTTAGAGTCTAGACTTAAACTGGTGACTTAGGTGATTGCTCACTCAGGACACACAGCCATACATCTCATTGTATTATTAGATAAGTGATATGTCACTAACTTCTTAGGGAAGTTATTTGGCTGGTGCGGCACTTATGCAACCCTTGCACTTGTTACAGAAGTCTGCCCAAGTCACTCAACACACTTGTGTTTAAGACTCTCAAGAGAACTTCGAATGCTTGAAGAATGTTCAACTCTAGTTGCTTCAGATGAGGGAGGCTGACCCTCATTTATAGTTTGAGACCTCACAAATCAATGGGGATATGTACTCGTGTTGCTGATCTAATGGCTAAGAATTTCCAAGAACTGTCTCAACTATTAGATATTTCTCAACTATTCTATGAATATCTAGTCTTTCTTCTAGAGTCTCCGTACAAGTATAGGAAGCTCTAGATGGgtataggaaaaaaatcgtctgcaatttcgatatcttacaattccgtgaaataccaccttcaggg
Encoded here:
- the LOC122064920 gene encoding ribosome-recycling factor-like produces the protein LNNYLHACILQLLSAFVGNDDDDGETVQVVPDIRPIVKAAAQSQMEAAMDALSRDLSKLRTGRASAGMLDHIIVETGGVKMPLSHLAVVSVIDSKTLSVTAYDPNTLKELEHAIVSSPLGLNPTLEGQRLIAAIPPSTKEHMQAMCKVVAKSAEEVKQSIRRARQKALDSIKKAGSSIPKDDAKRFEKEMDEMTKKFVKSAEEMCKAKEKEILAG